One Pieris napi chromosome 22, ilPieNapi1.2, whole genome shotgun sequence genomic region harbors:
- the LOC125060864 gene encoding vacuolar protein sorting-associated protein 11 homolog, with amino-acid sequence MAFLEWRRFTFFDVHNNIDNGKIAECLQDTHVTVATSGNNHVILCDLTGWAHLISRSWEITSFKAYELIITHAQQLPHDTLLVTIGEDETGVTPLIKVWDWSRVDRHGNPKCVRTSRAVPSHMFPTPATALAVHDNKNLLAVGFQDGSVSLFRGDIARQRGKMKTLSDTGTSPITGLAFKDTDKLFIVSRNCIMVSYVNSDKCVVLDSMGAVAGCSVLADRHRLTVATSEAIYCYTTEGRGPCYALEGEKLRLNWFRSYLVITTSETSTKPSGSSTTPKSHHVTILDIQNKFIVFSKTFEEIDAVLTEWGSFYILTKKKEMIYLDEKDLQSKLSLLFKKNLYDVAIRIASSQHYDAEGLTEIYKQYGDHLYSKGDLKGAIYQYVKTIGWLETSYVIRKYLEPRHLEPLIQYLEELHKKGFATEDHTTLLLTCYVKIDQHDQQGKLKLFINSKDKAIDFDVDVAIKVVRQVSIDDALSLAANHNRHDWYLKMMIEDKKEFKQALDYIAELEFDDADCYMKKYGHKLIQHEPEESTELLKLMCTDYKPRSKPLVDESSLVGRYREPDRSIPDDFIHMFLSNSEKLIIFLEHMISTDVKCSTLVFDALIEHYIHVWAKSTNSEKVIYEQKILSVLKEPESNYDKDHTLIICQMLGFKAGILHLYEEKKLWRAQVSLHMRSGEADLALAVCRRRGAVCPRLWLDVLWTPPPPRCLPDLLHVVATEKLMSPILVVDCLASTPTYTLGDVRKYLMDVLKSEDEVITREQELATKYKKEIEKMKAHIQVIQHEPVTFQSSRCAACNRPLELPTVHFLCQHSYHQDCFQTYSETERECPACAAPSRRPEALPHAAEALHSRLQQQHDPFAVVSEYFGRGLFNKVTVVTEAPTPSPPQSSSVSETATLSYGPGAEARLRLQEGQSKEIFVSNTAKQIPPKGTSIVPVPEGRMRVLEQQKYSSSLEAHLTRLEPVHVQKDRDSPISSAISNGNPFEEYDETKNPFADESDPTNPFENDDYDKNLNPFAS; translated from the exons ATGGCATTTTTAGag TGGCGCCGATTTACCTTTTTTGATGTccataataatatagataatgGAAAAATTGCTGAGTGCCTACAG gaCACTCATGTAACAGTAGCTACAAGTGGAAATAATCATGTCATACTCTGTGACTTGACAGGCTGGGCCCACCTAATCTCACGTTCATGGGAGATCACATCATTTAAAGCATATGAACTCATAATAACACATGCTCAACAATTGCCACATGATACTCTGTTGGTGACAATAggg GAGGATGAAACTGGTGTAACTCCATTAATAAAAGTATGGGATTGGTCAAGGGTTGACCGGCATGGGAACCCCAAATGTGTAAGAACATCAAGGGCTGTGCCCTCACATATGTTTCCCACTCCAGCCACAGCATTAGCCGTACATGATAATAAG AATCTTCTAGCTGTAGGTTTTCAAGATGGCTCTGTATCACTGTTTCGTGGAGATATAGCAAGACAACGTGGTAAAATGAAAACATTATCAGACACCGGTACTAGCCCCATCACAGGACTTGCTTTCAA GGACACTGATAAATTATTCATAGTATCCCGTAATTGCATTATGGTGTCCTATGTGAATAGTGACAAATGTGTAGTTCTTGACTCTATGGGAGCGGTGGCTGGCTGCAGTGTTTTGGCTGATAGGCATAGACTCACTGTCGCTACAAGTGAG GCGATATACTGCTATACCACCGAAGGGCGGGGTCCCTGCTACGCTTTAGAAGGCGAAAAGCTCCGCCTTAACTGGTTCCGCAGCTACCTCGTGATCACCACAAGCGAAACCTCCACGAAGCCATCCGGCTCATCCACCACGCCCAAATCCCACCACGTCACAATTCTAgacatacaaaacaaattcatCGTCTTCTCGAAGACATTCGAGGAAATTGATGCAGTTTTGACAGAGTGGGGATCTTTCTATATTCTAACGAAGAAAAAGGAAATGATATATTTGGATGAGAAGGATCTGCAGTCGAAGTTGTCTTTGCTATTCAAAAAGAATCTCTATGACGTTGCGATAAGGATCGCGAGTAGTCAGCATTATGATGCGGAGGGGCTCACGGAGATATATAAGCAGTATGGGGATCATTTGTATAGCAAg GGAGACCTTAAAGGCGCAATATATCAGTACGTAAAAACGATTGGTTGGCTCGAGACATCTTATGTTATAAGGAAATATTTGGAGCCGAGACACTTGGAGCCGCTCATACAGTATTTAGAAGAATTACATAAAAAG GGATTTGCCACAGAGGACCATACTACTCTATTATTGACGTGTTACGTCAAAATAGATCAACACGACCAACAAGGGAAATTGAAACTGTTCATCAATTCTAAGGACAAGGCCATAGACTTTGACGTGGATGTCGCTATAAAG gTAGTCCGTCAAGTAAGCATAGACGACGCCCTCTCATTAGCAGCGAACCATAACAGACACGATTGGTATCTCAAAATGATGATTGAAGacaaaaaagaatttaaacaAGCCCTCGATTATATAGCGGAATTAGAATTTGACGATGCCGACTGCTATATGAAGAAGTATGGCCATAAATTGATACAACATGAACCGGAAGAAAGTACGGAGTTGTTAAAAT TAATGTGTACAGACTACAAACCACGTAGTAAGCCGTTAGTTGACGAATCGTCGCTTGTCGGTAGATATCGGGAACCCGATCGATCTATACCCGACGACTTTATTCACATGTTCCTTAGTAACTCAGAGAAACTGATCATCTTCTTGGAACACATGATATCAACAGATGTCAAATGCTCTACCCTTGTTTTTGATGCCCTGATTGAACATTATATTCATGTATG GGCGAAATCAACCAACAGTGAAAAAGTAATATATGAACAGAAAATACTGAGTGTGCTCAAAGAACCAGAGTCGAACTATGATAAAGACCACACCCTCATCATTTGTCAAATGTTGGGATTCAAAGCTGGCATTTTACATCTGTATGAAGAGAAGAAatt ATGGCGTGCTCAAGTGTCCCTGCACATGCGCAGTGGTGAAGCCGATCTCGCGTTGGCCGTGTGTCGAAGAAGGGGCGCGGTTTGTCCTCGTCTGTGGTTGGACGTTCTATGGACGCCGCCCCCGCCTCGCTGCTTGCCTGATTTATTGCATGTTGTTG CGACTGAAAAGCTGATGTCACCAATTCTAGTCGTAGACTGCTTAGCGAGCACGCCTACGTACACGCTCGGGGACGTTCGAAA ATACCTAATGGACGTTCTCAAATCGGAAGATGAAGTCATAACCCGCGAACAAGAGTTGGCCACTAAATATAAGAAAGAGATTGAGAAGATGAAAGCTCATATACAG GTGATCCAGCATGAACCAGTGACATTCCAGTCTTCCAGATGTGCAGCCTGCAATCGACCTCTAGAACTACCCACTGTACATTTCCTCTGCCAACATTCCTATCACCAAGA TTGCTTCCAAACGTATAGCGAAACAGAAAGGGAGTGTCCTGCCTGTGCGGCGCCTTCCCGAAGACCGGAGGCTTTGCCCCACGCGGCCGAAGCCCTACATTCGAGATTGCAGCAGCAACACgatcc ATTTGCAGTAGTCTCAGAATACTTCGGTCGAGGTCTATTCAATAAGGTGACGGTTGTGACTGAAGCCCCCACGCCAAGTCCGCCTCAGTCCAGTTCAGTCTCTGAGACTGCGACACTGTCCTATGGACCGGGCGCTGAGGCTAGACTGAGACTGCAGGAGGGGCAAAGCAAGGAGA TTTTCGTCTCCAACACGGCAAAGCAAATACCACCTAAAGGGACATCAATAGTTCCAGTACCGGAAGGTCGTATGCGCGTCCTTGAACAGCAGAAATACAGTTCGAGCCTCGAAGCACATTTGACCCGCTTAGAACCGGTACACGTTCAAAAAGATAGAGATTCCCCAATCTCTAGCGCAATATCAAACGGCAACCCTTTTGAGGAATATGACGAAACGAAAAATCCATTTGCAGATGAAAGCGATCCAACCAACCCATTTGAGAATGATGATTATGATAAAAACTTAAACCCATTTGCGTCGTGA